The following proteins are co-located in the Shouchella hunanensis genome:
- the isdC gene encoding heme uptake protein IsdC: protein MITQWKKVCLLIGATFLFLSVAFPSVSKAELADGTYTIDYTVMHGSDSSASIANDYWEKPATLTVKNGQIHAKLTLNNSSWIVEYQSKANGSFSNVTVLSEDTAADKRIVQFPLDDLSGMTESKIHVIVPDIDYDHHYTVRLDFHENTLTSTGGTVTKEETKEDDEPLGAAQSSDDNEQKRNQDNKTEKENNPQTNDGAPIALLMSLVIVSAIVLLRRQVKQA from the coding sequence ATGATCACCCAATGGAAAAAGGTATGTCTTCTAATAGGAGCAACCTTTTTATTTCTGTCTGTAGCATTCCCATCAGTTAGTAAGGCAGAACTAGCAGACGGTACGTATACAATTGATTACACGGTAATGCATGGTAGTGATTCTTCCGCGTCTATTGCCAATGATTACTGGGAAAAACCAGCTACACTAACAGTAAAGAATGGTCAAATACATGCAAAACTAACGTTAAACAATAGCTCTTGGATTGTTGAGTATCAATCGAAAGCAAACGGAAGTTTTTCAAACGTCACGGTGCTATCTGAAGATACAGCAGCAGATAAACGTATTGTACAATTTCCGTTAGACGATTTGAGTGGAATGACAGAATCAAAAATACATGTCATTGTGCCAGATATTGATTATGACCACCATTATACGGTTCGTCTAGACTTCCATGAAAATACACTAACGTCGACTGGTGGAACAGTAACAAAAGAAGAAACAAAAGAAGACGACGAGCCGCTGGGGGCAGCTCAATCGTCGGATGACAATGAACAAAAACGCAATCAAGACAATAAAACAGAGAAGGAGAACAACCCACAAACAAATGATGGGGCACCTATTGCTTTACTGATGAGTCTAGTCATTGTCAGTGCTATTGTACTCCTTCGTAGACAAGTAAAACAAGCTTAA
- the isdG gene encoding heme oxygenase, with protein MIIVANKTLIRKGEGHKLVERFDKIGKIEYATGFLGLEVLVNSKEKEHDEVTISTRWEEKADFHAWTKSEAFREAHSGKNARPDYILGNEIEFYQVEIVRMPLPKIQEA; from the coding sequence ATGATTATAGTGGCAAATAAAACACTTATTCGCAAAGGGGAAGGTCATAAGCTTGTTGAACGCTTTGACAAAATTGGAAAAATTGAATATGCAACTGGCTTTCTTGGTTTAGAAGTATTGGTGAATTCAAAGGAAAAAGAACATGATGAAGTAACGATTAGTACTCGTTGGGAGGAAAAGGCAGACTTTCACGCTTGGACGAAGAGTGAAGCGTTTCGTGAAGCACATTCTGGAAAAAATGCTCGTCCTGACTACATTTTAGGAAATGAAATCGAATTCTACCAAGTTGAGATTGTTCGAATGCCTTTACCGAAAATTCAAGAGGCATAA
- the isdE gene encoding heme ABC transporter substrate-binding protein IsdE, with the protein MQKSLYGVVLTSLFLFAACQPTSDPKEGEYTPSSAASAQEERIVATTVSATELAAALDLDLVGIPTSYKELPTRYDDVTELGNPMSPDVEQIRQLQADVVWSVTTLQVDLEEPFTSAGIEAEFLDFQSVEGMIQEILDIGERYNREDEATALVNGFKGRITELEEAYRTSEKPSVLVLMGVPGSYLVATEHSYIGDLVQIAGGEMAIDAGNDMEYLASNTEYLQQSNPDIILRAAHGMPEEVIEMFDEEFKSNDIWKHFRAVEKGRVYDLEEELFGTTGNVAVLEALDALEEMLHPEDNER; encoded by the coding sequence ATGCAGAAGTCACTTTATGGTGTCGTGCTAACGAGTTTGTTTCTGTTTGCGGCATGTCAGCCAACAAGTGATCCGAAAGAAGGAGAATATACTCCTTCTTCTGCTGCTTCCGCTCAAGAAGAGCGAATTGTTGCTACGACAGTATCTGCAACGGAATTAGCGGCTGCTCTTGATTTAGATCTAGTCGGTATTCCAACCAGCTATAAAGAACTGCCTACACGTTATGACGATGTCACTGAACTAGGTAATCCAATGAGCCCAGATGTAGAACAAATTAGACAGCTCCAGGCGGACGTTGTTTGGAGTGTAACGACATTGCAAGTGGATTTAGAGGAACCTTTTACATCAGCTGGAATCGAGGCAGAGTTTTTAGATTTTCAAAGTGTTGAAGGCATGATTCAAGAAATTTTGGACATCGGTGAGCGGTACAATCGTGAGGATGAAGCGACTGCATTAGTAAACGGCTTTAAAGGTCGAATAACTGAGCTAGAAGAGGCGTATCGCACTAGCGAAAAGCCATCAGTTCTTGTTTTAATGGGAGTTCCAGGAAGCTATCTTGTTGCTACTGAACATTCATATATAGGTGATCTTGTCCAAATTGCTGGAGGAGAAATGGCAATTGATGCAGGTAATGATATGGAGTATTTGGCTTCTAATACAGAATATCTGCAACAGTCGAACCCGGATATTATTTTACGTGCAGCCCATGGTATGCCAGAAGAGGTGATCGAGATGTTTGATGAAGAATTTAAAAGCAATGATATTTGGAAACATTTTCGTGCAGTCGAAAAAGGACGGGTTTACGATTTAGAAGAAGAATTGTTTGGAACGACTGGAAATGTTGCAGTTCTTGAAGCATTGGATGCCTTAGAGGAAATGTTGCATCCGGAGGACAATGAAAGGTGA
- a CDS encoding flavodoxin domain-containing protein yields the protein MRICLLYASMSGNTEDMAIIIKKELEKEEIEVVMEEMDGYEVEKLTEFNGLILGSYTWGDGDLPYEVEEFEEELVNVNLTRIPAAVFGSGDRIYPSYCEAVAIFEETLKKAGAVLVCNGLKNEFEPKNEAEKEACRHFAQQFSIALKERV from the coding sequence ATGCGCATTTGCTTACTATATGCTTCTATGTCTGGAAATACTGAAGATATGGCAATCATCATAAAAAAGGAACTTGAAAAAGAAGAAATCGAAGTGGTTATGGAGGAAATGGATGGCTATGAAGTGGAGAAGCTTACCGAATTCAACGGCCTCATTCTCGGGAGTTATACATGGGGAGATGGGGATTTGCCTTATGAGGTAGAAGAATTTGAGGAAGAGCTTGTAAATGTTAACTTAACTCGTATACCAGCAGCTGTTTTTGGTTCGGGTGATCGGATCTATCCTTCCTATTGTGAAGCAGTTGCCATATTTGAAGAAACGCTAAAAAAAGCAGGCGCCGTCCTTGTCTGCAACGGATTAAAAAATGAATTTGAACCAAAGAACGAAGCAGAAAAAGAGGCGTGCCGTCATTTTGCTCAACAATTTTCCATTGCCTTAAAAGAGCGAGTATAG
- a CDS encoding NEAT domain-containing protein — MKIHNRMVNVILTFLLVFSLIAPSTSYAAEAKNEVANGVYDVPFTVLKKGSAEASVMDGYTKKPARVVVKDGTYQVDLTITNSSWYEDFTVEGKRPEVISENTDQGQRTVRFTTKAETVNAWVHIVVTGIPGFHYDNQYDVDIQFDYANATMIELDKPEEEPGEQPVEEQPEEEPGEQPVEEQPEEEPGEQPVEEQPEEEPGEQPVEEQPEEEPGEQPVEEQPEKEPGEQPVEEQPEKEPGEQPVEEQPEEEPGEQPVEEQPEEELKWSSLEQGKYDVPFAAKHATEDRDSAMSRYLVNPAQVTIGKGKQELTMTVKDSHQITDLVLNNGELVTGTIVNENTDENTRTYAFNVDELNNPQAAKVSMRVALPNGSVYENTQDFRLFFDLENAEKVEEVPEQPEQPEQPEQPEQPEQPEQPEQPEQPEQPEQPTPNQPDEGELVDGRYHIEFNVLKSGSNDVSVMDGYTEKPATIYVKDGQFTVDLTLLNESWYRDLTINEKRPQVVTIDETEEKRVVRFAVSNLNDLVDLWVHIRVEGIPGFEYDNQYDAQLQFNYESLTLVEKEKEPTPVDEGEKPIEEKPKEEQPKNDNKEIPVDEGLVNGEYTVDFSVLKKGTTEMSVMDEYTKKPATVFLKDGTYTVDLTLTNSTWYEDLKINGVRPSVVNEDLDKSEKTVRFETNSLHEAIDAWVHIIVKGIPGFDYDNQYDVDIQFDPESLTLVKADQTPKPVTNLGTNNDNGTNNDNDDDLTYDRYHNGGGSGVENAANTNQQNPQTSDPALVSFYLALLLLSASFFVWKWKQNRRKAL; from the coding sequence GTGAAAATTCATAATCGTATGGTGAATGTGATACTGACGTTTCTGTTAGTCTTTAGTCTCATTGCACCATCTACTAGCTATGCGGCAGAAGCTAAAAATGAGGTAGCAAACGGTGTGTATGATGTTCCGTTTACTGTATTAAAGAAAGGATCGGCTGAGGCATCTGTCATGGATGGTTATACAAAAAAACCAGCTAGAGTTGTAGTGAAAGATGGAACCTATCAAGTTGATTTAACGATTACAAACAGCAGCTGGTATGAGGATTTTACAGTTGAAGGGAAACGACCTGAGGTCATTTCAGAGAATACAGACCAAGGACAACGAACCGTACGTTTTACGACGAAGGCGGAAACAGTAAATGCATGGGTGCACATTGTTGTAACAGGTATACCAGGCTTTCATTACGATAATCAATATGACGTCGATATTCAGTTTGATTATGCAAACGCGACAATGATTGAATTAGACAAGCCGGAAGAAGAGCCAGGTGAGCAGCCAGTAGAAGAACAACCGGAAGAAGAGCCAGGTGAACAGCCAGTAGAAGAACAACCGGAAGAAGAGCCAGGTGAGCAGCCGGTAGAAGAACAACCGGAAGAAGAGCCAGGTGAGCAGCCAGTAGAAGAACAACCGGAAGAAGAGCCAGGTGAACAGCCAGTAGAAGAACAACCGGAAAAAGAGCCAGGTGAACAGCCAGTAGAAGAACAACCGGAAAAAGAGCCAGGTGAACAGCCAGTAGAAGAACAACCGGAAGAAGAGCCAGGTGAGCAACCAGTAGAAGAACAACCGGAAGAAGAGCTAAAATGGAGCTCGTTAGAACAAGGAAAATATGATGTGCCGTTTGCAGCAAAACATGCAACCGAGGATCGTGATTCTGCGATGAGTCGCTACCTGGTTAATCCAGCACAAGTGACTATTGGAAAAGGGAAACAAGAATTAACAATGACGGTAAAAGACAGTCATCAAATTACGGACTTAGTGTTGAACAACGGTGAGCTAGTAACAGGTACAATTGTAAATGAGAATACGGACGAAAATACACGTACGTATGCGTTTAACGTAGATGAGCTTAATAATCCACAAGCAGCGAAAGTGTCTATGCGTGTTGCTTTACCAAATGGAAGCGTGTACGAAAACACGCAAGATTTTCGTCTGTTTTTTGACTTAGAGAACGCTGAGAAAGTGGAGGAAGTTCCAGAGCAACCGGAACAACCAGAACAACCAGAGCAACCGGAGCAACCGGAACAACCAGAACAACCAGAGCAACCAGAGCAACCGGAGCAACCGGAGCAACCAACACCAAACCAACCTGATGAGGGCGAGCTTGTAGACGGTCGGTATCATATTGAGTTTAACGTCCTAAAGTCAGGCTCAAATGATGTTTCTGTTATGGACGGTTATACTGAAAAGCCAGCGACCATTTATGTGAAAGACGGTCAATTTACAGTTGATTTAACATTACTTAATGAAAGCTGGTATCGTGATTTAACAATTAACGAAAAACGTCCACAAGTAGTGACAATTGATGAAACAGAAGAGAAGCGAGTTGTTCGTTTTGCTGTTTCAAATTTAAATGATTTGGTGGATCTATGGGTACACATCCGTGTAGAAGGGATACCTGGTTTTGAGTACGATAATCAGTATGATGCTCAGCTTCAATTTAACTATGAATCTTTAACATTAGTTGAAAAAGAAAAAGAGCCGACTCCAGTTGATGAAGGAGAAAAACCGATAGAAGAAAAACCAAAAGAAGAACAACCAAAAAATGATAACAAAGAGATTCCAGTCGATGAAGGACTTGTGAATGGGGAGTATACAGTTGATTTTTCCGTTTTGAAGAAAGGGACGACAGAGATGTCGGTAATGGACGAGTACACGAAAAAACCTGCCACTGTCTTTCTGAAAGATGGGACGTATACAGTCGATCTTACGTTAACAAATAGTACATGGTACGAGGATTTGAAAATTAATGGAGTACGTCCATCCGTCGTAAATGAAGACCTTGATAAGAGTGAGAAGACGGTGCGATTTGAAACAAATTCTCTCCACGAAGCCATTGATGCTTGGGTCCATATTATTGTAAAAGGGATTCCAGGTTTTGACTATGATAATCAATATGATGTAGATATTCAATTTGATCCAGAAAGTTTAACGCTCGTAAAAGCGGATCAAACGCCAAAGCCTGTGACTAATCTAGGAACCAACAATGACAATGGCACTAATAACGATAATGACGATGACCTTACGTATGATCGTTATCATAATGGCGGAGGGAGTGGAGTAGAGAATGCAGCGAACACAAACCAGCAAAATCCACAAACGTCAGACCCTGCCTTAGTAAGCTTCTACCTCGCTTTGCTTTTACTGTCTGCTTCATTCTTTGTATGGAAATGGAAACAAAACAGGAGAAAAGCGTTGTAA
- a CDS encoding ABC transporter substrate-binding protein yields MELRSFVFLLFGLLLLVGCQATNADSEQASHGVTDFADRSIQFAQIPERIAVLGNGELDIMYALEKEVVARPTSHGKPVVLEADEAEQIGSYHEVDIERLTLTQPDVVFANDPMNQKDISSIEGTGAEVVLTRANSINDIKAQITLIGEVVQQEERAEQIVRAIETTEKEMLDEPLHTDTKALLIYGAPGSNLVALPNSLAGDLLEAAGGINIAAEFEQLQDYPQYAALSPERVIQANPAIVFFMAHGDPSSVEKSFIQEMEQHAGWSQLPAVQEGRMKVLPADLFGTNPGTRVTEAIQYMREQLTEAYSE; encoded by the coding sequence ATGGAACTGCGCTCGTTTGTCTTTTTACTATTCGGGTTGCTGCTACTAGTGGGCTGTCAAGCAACGAATGCTGACAGTGAACAAGCAAGTCATGGGGTTACGGATTTCGCCGATCGTTCTATCCAATTCGCTCAAATCCCTGAACGAATTGCTGTATTAGGAAATGGTGAGCTCGATATTATGTATGCGCTGGAAAAAGAGGTTGTAGCGCGACCAACAAGTCATGGTAAACCTGTTGTATTAGAGGCTGATGAAGCAGAGCAAATTGGCTCCTATCATGAAGTGGATATCGAACGACTAACACTCACTCAGCCCGATGTGGTGTTCGCAAATGATCCGATGAATCAGAAGGATATCTCTTCCATTGAGGGGACTGGAGCTGAGGTGGTGCTGACAAGAGCCAATTCAATTAACGATATTAAAGCACAAATTACGTTGATTGGAGAGGTCGTACAACAAGAAGAAAGGGCTGAACAAATCGTTCGCGCAATAGAGACAACGGAAAAAGAGATGCTGGATGAGCCATTACATACAGATACAAAAGCATTATTAATTTATGGAGCACCAGGATCCAATTTAGTAGCATTACCAAATTCATTAGCAGGAGACCTATTAGAAGCTGCAGGCGGGATAAACATCGCGGCGGAATTTGAACAACTGCAAGATTATCCACAATATGCGGCGCTCTCACCTGAAAGGGTCATACAAGCCAATCCGGCCATTGTCTTTTTTATGGCACATGGTGATCCATCAAGTGTAGAAAAAAGTTTTATTCAGGAAATGGAGCAACACGCTGGATGGTCACAATTGCCGGCAGTACAAGAAGGGCGTATGAAAGTATTACCAGCAGATCTGTTTGGTACAAATCCAGGAACTCGTGTAACAGAAGCGATTCAATATATGCGAGAGCAGTTAACTGAGGCATATAGTGAGTGA
- the srtB gene encoding class B sortase — protein sequence MKRMWSKAINVFFALVFLYASGHLVYIWYDSYENKQTLLEAKDIYSDTHLLQEEANSEGKNAFDELRAINQDIVGWVSINDTEIHYPVLQSSDNDYYLNRNYKGERTRAGSIFMDYRNHPEEAKHTILYGHHMRDGTMFNELERFTDEAFFYESDGHFFDTPVGQYTIDVFSVYYTTTDFYYIETDFEDDEAYGEFLREIQARSMYSSATEVSSSDRIITFSTCDDSTGQDGRFVVHAKLVPQAA from the coding sequence ATGAAGCGCATGTGGAGTAAAGCCATAAATGTTTTTTTTGCGCTTGTTTTCCTTTATGCGAGTGGTCATCTTGTTTATATTTGGTATGACTCGTATGAGAATAAGCAAACGTTGCTGGAGGCAAAAGACATCTATTCTGACACTCACTTGTTGCAGGAAGAAGCGAACAGTGAGGGGAAAAATGCGTTTGACGAGCTGCGTGCCATTAATCAAGATATTGTTGGATGGGTTTCAATTAATGACACGGAGATTCATTATCCTGTTTTACAAAGCAGTGATAACGACTACTATTTAAACCGAAATTACAAAGGTGAACGCACAAGAGCAGGTAGCATTTTTATGGATTATCGAAATCACCCTGAAGAAGCGAAACATACCATTTTATATGGTCATCATATGCGTGATGGCACCATGTTCAATGAGCTAGAACGTTTTACGGATGAAGCGTTCTTTTACGAGAGCGACGGACATTTTTTTGATACACCAGTTGGACAATATACGATTGACGTTTTTTCCGTTTATTATACGACAACAGATTTTTACTACATCGAAACTGATTTTGAAGATGATGAGGCATACGGTGAATTTTTAAGAGAAATACAAGCACGTTCAATGTATTCATCAGCTACTGAGGTATCGAGCAGTGATCGAATCATTACATTTTCGACATGTGATGACAGCACCGGACAAGATGGACGTTTCGTTGTTCATGCAAAACTTGTCCCACAAGCCGCATAA
- a CDS encoding FecCD family ABC transporter permease: MSELTVQTRNKRRRWLAIGLPIFLAMAILTGIFLGAVTFTLTDLTEAFRNQTEANALILFNVRIPRLIVAAIAGACLATAGAILQGVMKNPLADPSIIGVTAGAGLAASIAMVALPQYGFLTPAFAFVGAIVAMLCIYTLSWEKGASPLKIILAGVAINALCGALQSGIMILYSDRVQGILPWLAGGFQGRGWYHVEFVWPYAVIGLILAILAIRPLNLMLLGDHTAKLLGAPVERMRFYLILLAALLAGAAVSVAGLLGFVGLVVPHMIRLLIGSDSRYLLPFSMIGGAALVVFTDSLARTVFDPIELPVGILLACLGAPFFLYLLKKNNIRL; this comes from the coding sequence GTGAGTGAATTAACCGTTCAAACACGTAATAAGCGCCGAAGATGGTTGGCAATTGGGCTGCCTATTTTTTTAGCAATGGCCATCTTAACAGGTATTTTTCTCGGGGCAGTGACGTTTACTCTTACCGATTTGACTGAAGCTTTTCGAAACCAAACAGAAGCAAATGCGCTTATATTGTTCAATGTTCGAATTCCAAGACTCATTGTGGCAGCAATTGCGGGTGCATGTTTAGCTACAGCAGGAGCCATTTTACAAGGGGTGATGAAAAATCCCCTAGCCGACCCAAGCATTATTGGTGTAACAGCAGGAGCAGGATTGGCTGCTAGTATAGCGATGGTTGCCCTACCACAGTATGGATTTTTAACGCCAGCCTTTGCGTTTGTTGGTGCCATTGTCGCGATGCTCTGTATTTACACCCTTTCATGGGAAAAAGGAGCATCACCGCTGAAAATTATTTTGGCAGGTGTGGCAATTAATGCGCTATGCGGGGCACTTCAAAGCGGCATTATGATTCTCTATAGTGATCGTGTTCAGGGGATCTTGCCTTGGCTAGCTGGTGGTTTTCAAGGCAGGGGCTGGTATCACGTTGAATTTGTATGGCCTTATGCAGTAATCGGCTTAATCCTAGCAATCTTAGCAATCCGCCCATTAAACCTTATGTTATTAGGAGATCATACTGCGAAATTACTGGGAGCACCTGTAGAGCGGATGCGGTTTTATCTCATCTTACTTGCTGCGTTACTAGCAGGAGCAGCAGTTAGCGTTGCTGGGCTTTTAGGGTTTGTAGGGTTAGTCGTACCCCATATGATTCGGCTTTTAATCGGCAGTGATTCTCGTTATCTATTACCATTTTCAATGATTGGTGGTGCGGCACTTGTCGTTTTTACAGATTCACTAGCAAGAACCGTTTTTGACCCAATTGAATTACCCGTTGGTATTTTATTAGCTTGTTTAGGGGCGCCATTCTTTCTTTATTTGTTAAAGAAAAACAACATTCGATTGTAA
- a CDS encoding ABC transporter ATP-binding protein, with protein MEIHNVSFAYTKQQPFIDKLSGSIRLGKITSIVGPNGSGKSTVLSLLARQLQVQQGYATLYKKKMDSYSLKDWAKQLAIVYQENDVAHDLTIKSLVKYGRFPYQSRFGSWKKEDEQAVEEALVMTGLDAMANKSLLELSGGERQRVWLALSLAQQTPILLLDEPTTYLDLYHQFELLDLIERLKNEQGKTIIMVIHDLNQALQYSDDLWVMKEGVLVAAGNVQEVLTTSLVEDVFCVRARIDKGSELTKPLLIPTGKL; from the coding sequence ATGGAAATACATAATGTGTCTTTTGCCTACACGAAACAGCAACCATTCATAGACAAGTTGAGTGGCTCCATTCGACTTGGTAAGATAACGTCCATTGTAGGGCCGAACGGAAGCGGAAAGTCCACTGTGCTGTCGCTTTTGGCAAGACAACTGCAAGTGCAACAAGGATATGCTACTCTTTATAAGAAAAAAATGGATTCGTATTCCTTGAAAGATTGGGCAAAGCAACTAGCGATTGTTTACCAAGAAAACGATGTAGCACACGATCTCACAATTAAAAGCCTTGTCAAGTACGGGCGGTTTCCATATCAGAGTAGGTTCGGTTCATGGAAAAAAGAAGACGAGCAAGCGGTAGAGGAAGCATTAGTGATGACAGGTCTAGACGCAATGGCTAACAAATCCCTTCTCGAGTTGTCAGGTGGAGAGCGACAAAGGGTATGGTTGGCGCTTTCTCTAGCTCAACAGACCCCCATTTTACTTTTAGATGAACCAACGACGTATTTAGATCTTTATCATCAGTTTGAATTACTTGATTTAATTGAAAGGCTGAAAAATGAGCAAGGCAAAACCATCATTATGGTCATACATGATTTAAACCAAGCGTTGCAATATAGTGATGATCTATGGGTAATGAAAGAAGGAGTGCTCGTAGCGGCAGGTAACGTACAGGAAGTGTTGACGACTTCTTTAGTAGAAGACGTATTTTGTGTAAGAGCACGTATTGATAAGGGAAGTGAACTGACTAAACCACTGCTTATTCCGACAGGGAAACTGTAA
- a CDS encoding FecCD family ABC transporter permease — MRKTIVFTSVTITFLFLLYLAVMSGSIRVPFTQLLDGLVSKTDEEVNVIYDLRLPRIIIACFAGGALAISGALMQAVMRNPIADPSIIGISSGASFTSLLFVTIYPQLYFFMPLFAFIGGIIAFLLVYSFAYRGGLNPLKLILIGVAVHATFTGLAEVFNYRGSYSVTSISAATTSTLAMKTWSDATLMMLYGGAAILLSLFLASACNRLLLSDKTALGIGMKVTSTRLIVSIIAVVLASIATAVAGVIAFLGLLVPHIGRQLIGSDYKWLLPFCAIAGAWILLLADTLGRLVLAPNEIPASIFMSIIGGPFLIFLLVRGRINNGNT, encoded by the coding sequence GTGAGAAAAACCATTGTTTTTACCAGTGTAACGATTACATTTCTTTTCCTTCTCTATCTAGCTGTTATGAGTGGTAGTATTCGTGTACCGTTTACTCAATTACTAGATGGTTTAGTTTCAAAAACAGATGAAGAGGTAAACGTTATTTATGATCTACGGTTACCACGTATAATCATCGCTTGTTTTGCAGGTGGAGCTTTGGCTATTTCAGGTGCGTTAATGCAAGCTGTAATGAGGAATCCGATTGCGGATCCAAGTATTATTGGGATTTCGTCAGGAGCGAGCTTTACCTCGTTATTATTCGTGACCATCTATCCGCAATTGTATTTCTTTATGCCACTCTTTGCTTTTATTGGAGGAATCATTGCTTTTCTCCTTGTGTATAGCTTTGCTTATCGAGGCGGTTTAAATCCTCTAAAGCTAATTTTGATCGGTGTAGCGGTTCATGCTACATTTACAGGCTTAGCAGAAGTGTTTAATTATCGAGGGAGTTATTCGGTCACGAGTATTTCGGCAGCAACGACTTCTACATTAGCTATGAAAACATGGTCTGATGCAACACTTATGATGCTTTACGGCGGTGCTGCCATTTTACTTTCTTTGTTTTTAGCCAGTGCATGCAACCGATTATTACTTAGTGATAAAACGGCCCTTGGAATTGGAATGAAAGTAACATCCACTCGTTTGATTGTGTCCATAATAGCGGTTGTACTTGCTTCCATTGCAACGGCAGTCGCTGGCGTCATTGCGTTTTTAGGATTACTGGTTCCTCATATTGGCAGACAACTAATTGGTTCTGATTATAAGTGGTTGCTACCATTTTGTGCTATTGCTGGAGCTTGGATCTTATTACTCGCGGATACACTTGGACGGCTCGTATTAGCACCAAATGAGATTCCAGCATCCATTTTTATGTCCATTATAGGTGGACCGTTCTTAATCTTTTTGCTAGTCAGGGGGCGTATCAATAATGGAAATACATAA